In the Elizabethkingia bruuniana genome, TGAGGTAAAACCTTTATATGTTATAGAAAATGCCTTTGCGGCTAACAAGTATACAGCTTATGTACTGGAAGAAGATTCACAGGTAAAAGCTTATGCTACTTTTATGTGGAAAGAAAAAGATTTACTGTTGTTAGACTACTTTGCAGTAACCCGGGAAGCTGGAAGAGGTGGTGGAATCGGCTCTGTATTTCTTCAGGAATTAGCCCGAAATATAAAGGCAAAAGGTTTCATTATAGAATGTGAAGCACCGGAAAAAGCAATAAATGAAGAAGACAAGGTGATAAGAGAAAAGAGGATTGCCTTTTACGAAAGAAACGGAGTGGAAATGACCACTGTGATTGCAGAGGTTGTAGAAGTAGATTTCTGCCTTTTATATATGCCCATTGAGGCTGGCATAGAAAGTATAGATATGGAAACAGATTTCCTTAGTATTTATCATAATCTGGAACCAAAAGATTTCTACCAAAAATTTGTAAAAATCATATCATAAAAATATAAAAATGTCCAAATCCTCCGATATCAAAGAAATTAGTAATCCACAGGAATTCAAAGAATTTTATCTGAATGATGCGCATCATTCTTTTTGTGAAGAATGTAGTACAATAGAATATATGTACGGGAATGGCTTTTTGGAAGTTATAGCGCTGGAAGAACTAAAGAAGATACAGAAGAAAACTTTCGGAGACCGGACAAGAAGAAAGTTCTATAGCATTATATTACTTACAGAAGGAGAGACAGAAGAGACAATAGGGCATAAAAAATACCATTTTGGACCAGGATCTATGTACTTTATTTCTGAAAATCAGCTTTATTCTACAGAAAAATGGGATGAAAATGTAAAAGGTATACTGTGTATGTTTGATGTAGATTATTTTCTGTTATGCATTAAGCACCAGATTAAGCTGAATCAGTTTCCCTTTTTTCAGACAGATCAAAAACCATTTATCATGCTTTCTGAGAGGGAAAGCCTGATGATGCAGCATCTTTTCTGGAAATTGAATAGTGAGAAGTGCCAGAAATCTACATTCAACGATGACCTTCTGGTCAGGATGTTTCTGAATGTTATTTTATTGGAAGCAGAAAGAATACACCGTAAAACATCTGCTGAAGAAACATTTAGTCTTTCCAGACAAGAACAACTGGTGGCTCAGTTTCAGCTGTTTGTCAATCAGTATTTTCTGGATAAAAAGCAGGTGAATGAATATGCAGAGTTATTGCATGTCCATCCCAACTATCTTAATGATGTGGTAAAGGAAATTACAGGTTTTCCCGCAAGTCACTTTATACAGAAACAGCTTATTCAGGAGGCTAAATCGCGTCTGGTGCAAACCAGTGATACCGTATCTATGATTGCAACGGAACTTCAGTTTGCGGATGATTCTTATTTCGGGCGATTTTTTAAGAAACAAACAGGACTTACTCCATTACAGTACAGGAAAAGACATCAACACTAAATATTAAAAAAATAAAAAATGAACAATTTTTCGAAGCAGGTTATTGCTTTCTGGGAAAAAGAAATGAACGGAGATTTTTGGTACAAAGACGAGAGTTTTGCGCTTATGATTAATAAAGATCTGGAAGAGAAGGGTCAGATTATGCTGTTTGAAAATACAGAAGATAAGAGGGTGAATGCAGTTGTTACACCAACTATCATGAAACGTATAGGTTTGACAGTAAAAGATTATTTGTCGGAATCTATTTTTCTTCAGCTGTTGAAAGAAGCCGGAATATCCCTGCACGGAGCCGATTATATCTACTATTATCAGGAAGAGAATAAAAAGGAATTATTAGAAACAGAAACTAATGAAACAATTCGTAAGCTGGAATCTTCAGATGCTGAGGTTTTTGAACATTTCGTTTCTTCAGCTTCAGAACAGGATCTGGATGATGCTTATGTAGAGTTAGATCACTGGGTTGTATACGGAGCCTTTGAAGACGGAAAGCTGGTGTGTGTCGGCAGTATGTATCCATGGGGAAAAGATGTGAAAATTGCAGATCTGGGAGTGTTGACACTGCCTGATTACAGAGGAAGGGGGCATGCCAAAAATCTGGTACAGGCTATTTGTAAATATATACTGGAGCAGGGGTACGAGCCTCAGTATCGTTGTCAGACTGATAATTATGCTTCCATAGCATTAGCTGCTGCTGCAGGGCTTACATTATACGGGAAATGGGATCTTATTGCCGAAGACAGTATCATCTGAAAAATGGAAGAAATGAAAACATTAAACGACTACGTACAGGTATATAAAGAGCATCTCGTAAAAAAAGATATTCAGAAAGGCTATCATGGCCTGATGAAGTATATGATGAGTCTGAAAGCCAGTTTATCCGGAGTATATGCAGGCAGATTTAGTTTCGGAAATATTTCGTTTGGCTACATGGACTTTACTTATTTTCCGTTTCATAATGAATTCCTGAGAGAACAAAAATTACGCTTCGGTATAGTACTTAATCACGAAAAGATGAGGTTCGAATTATGGATGATGGGACAAAATGCGGGAGTACAGAAAGCTTATTGGGAACTCCTGAAAAACAGCAGGTGGAATAAAGATAAAAAGAAAATGCCGAGATATGCTGTCTTGGAGGCTGTATTGACAGATACTCCGGATTTTAATGATCTTAAAGAACTTACCCGGATTATTGAAGTGCAGGTAGAGCATGTTTCTGAAGCTATTATAAAAGAGTTGGAGCAACTGGATATAGCCTAAAGGTTACTAAGGATAAATTTTTTTCTGTTTATTACAGTATCAAAGGGAACACTGATGATGTTGTATCCATATCGGAGATAGATATTTTTCATTATTTCGAAAGTGTTTACAGCTTCCTGCCAGCTTTGTTTGCGTTCGGTATCTGTTTTATAAATAGCCTTCCATGGCGGAAGTAAGAAAACATTTACATGATAAGGATTTGCACGTATAATTAGCTCAGTTTCCGGAGAGATCGGAATGTTTTCCAATTCCATATAGCCAATAGTATCCGGTATTCCTCTGTCGAAAAATACTAAAGAACCTGCTGATTCCTGAAGAATTTTATGGTAAGCTTCTAGTGAAGATTTTAGCATTAATGCAGCAAAGACAGGTTTATTCTTCCAGGGAAGACCCTCATCGGCAGATTCGGTCTGTTCTTTTATTATTCTGCGGCCCTCTTCCGGAACGGTAAGATATCCACTGTTATTTAACTCATTGATAAGAGAAGTTTTACCGGAGCCTGGGCCACCGGTAATGACATAAAAATTATTCATTACTGATGAATTTAAATTGTTTTTTAGTTGTAATTATTGTGTCGGGGAGTTTATCCGGACCTGAATAAGAGGACTATCTGATAATTCCGGAAATAGAAAAGCGAATAGCTGATCAAAGTGAATATCAAATATACGATATATTTTTATAAATCCGTTTCTGATTTGCCCTCAGCTCATACTACATTTAGCATTAGGACAAGTAGATTTTCTGAAAATCTTTGATTTTCCCGAGCCTTAAAAGCCTGTTGATAATACAATAATTGGTGCTTTTGTGTTTAGTTTGTATAATCTGTGATTTGTACCACTTCTCCTACGATTTGTGTCATGATGATGCCCGAAGCTCAGCCTAAATTTGTATAACTAAATTTTAAAACAATGAACAATACAGACAACAAAATTCAGGAGATTGATTCACTGACTTTATTGCAATTCTATGCAGAATGGTGTTACCCATGCAAAATGATGATGCCGGTTGTAAATACACTGAAAAATAAATTAGAAGACTGGCTAAATGTACATCAGGTGGATGTGGATGAAGAACAGAATATGGCAATACAGTACAGAGTCCGTGCAGTACCAACGTTTGTGGTACTAAAAAATAATCAGGAGGTATGGCGTAGCTCCGGAGTGCTTTCAGAAAAGCAACTGGAAGAGCAGTTAAAGGCATTACGCTAGCAGACAGTCTAAAGTTTATCATTAAAATAAAAGCTATGCAATTGATATTTTACGGTATTTTAATGGGGGTAGGGGCTACACTATTTATGGATGCTTATGCAGTCATTTTAAAGAGATTTTTTAATATCCCTTCCCTGGACTATCGCTTGCTGGGTCGGTGGATTGGCAACTTCCGAAAAGGAATTTTCTTTCATAAGAATATTCTTCAGACAGAGCCGGTTACGAATGAAAGACTACTAGGATGGATGGCTCATTACGGAATCGGGATAACCTTTGCAATTTTATTATTACTGATATGGGGTGTTGATTGGTTAGAAAATCCTACACTTTTTCCTGCTATTTTTATTGGGGTAGGAACCACAGTGGCTCCTTTCTTTATGATGCAGCCTGCTTTTGGTTTTGGAATTGCTGCATCCAAAACACCTAATCCGCGCATTGCAAGAATCAGGAGCCTATGTACACATCTTATATATGGTATTGGCTTATATTTTTCAGCTTTATTAATTAGGGTTTTAATAAATTGAAAATAACGGTCAAAGCCTTAGAAAACAGGAGTTTCCTGACTGTAAATTCACAGGATTTCGTATCTTTGATTACTTTCAGCAATGAACCGGGATATGACAACCTAAACGGGTTGATTAAAAGTACTGGTAATGCTATTAAATCAATTATATTCAACCGAAATATTACATGACAATTCCTGGATTATAAACTCCCGGGAGTATTGATTTTTTTGATATAGAGTGTTTTAATTCAGGTTGTTGTATTGATATTGTTTAATCATGTAAACTTTAAGATATGAGTGAATTAATAAGAGAGGCTAATTCGGAAGATTATGCAGATGTGATAAGGGTGTGGGAAGCTTCGGTAAGGGCTACCCATCACTTTCTGGATCCTGAAGATATAACATTTTATAAGAGTATTATACCTGAGGCATTACCTCAGGTAAAACTTTTTATTTATGAAATTGAAGGACAGGTAGCCGGTTTTATGGGAGTTTCAGGAAATACGCTGGATATGTTGTTCATCGATCCTGCCTACCGGAGAAAAGGGATTGGTAGCAAACTGTTTCAATATGCACAATCCGAATTTCAGATATCAAAGGTGGATGTCAACGAGCAGAATCAACAAGCTGTACACTTTTATCTGAAAACCGGATTTGTACAAACGGGCAGACGGGCAACAGATGATTTCGGAAAAGCTTATCCGATATTGGAAATGACTCTTGGTACCGAAGAATAAAAATTAAAAAAAATAGTCAAAATGGTAGTTGAAATAGGATTTGATGAGATAATTAGCTTGTTTAATAATGGGCTGGAAAGAGAAATGCAGGTGCATAAACAAAAACTGCCTTACGCATGCTGCCTTTCTACGGAAGGGCTGGATGGGTTTCCTAATGCGCGTTTTGTGTCTTTAAAAGAAATTAGGAATGAAGAATTTGTAATCACTGGCACACTGACTTCCCGAAAAGGAGAGGAAATTAACTATAATAATAAAGTAGCTTTAACATTCTGGTGGCCTGAAACACAGCAACAGGTACGAATTCAGGGTGAAGCAAGGTTAATCTCAGGATCGGTTTTGGACAGCTACTTCAGCGAGAGGAATCGGGAAAGCCAGATCGTTTCTGTAGTCAGTGATCAGGGAAAAGAATTGCACGATTTAAATGAGCTTATTCTGAAATTTGATACTGTAGCAAACAATACGGAAATATCGAAAATCCGGAGACCGGATAATTGGGGAGGTTATGCAATTGTTCCTTTCCGTATAGAATTTTTAGTGTTCAGCGAGTCAAGATTTCATGACAGAACACTTTATGAAAGAAAAGACCAGATATGGCAAAAGAAGAAAATACAGCCCTGAAAACCTTAATTAATTGATACAATATAAGCTTGTTATAAATAAAAAACAGTAAATTTGATGATAAACCTTTACACAATGAATTCAGTAGTAGTTTTTTAATGAATGAAAAAATAAAGTGTTAGTACACTTTTTTGAGACCTTGAAATTTTTTCTCAGGGTTATATTTTTGTGAATTATTAAACTATAAAAATGAAAAAAACAAATACAAATATTGCCATATCCGCCACATTATTAGCTATTATATGTGTACAGGGTGGGGCTTCCATTGCAAAACAGCTTTTCCCGGCTATCGGAGCTATAGGAACAGTTACTTTAAGAATAGTACTTTCTGCTATTATTTTAACGCTGGTTAACCGACCGAAATTCTCACAGTTTACAAAGCAAATGTGGATTTATTGTGGATTCTACGGAACAGGTCTGGCTGTAATGAATCTTATTTTCTATATGGCTATACAGCGGATACCATTGGGCTTAGCTGTTACAGTAGAATTTGCAGGACCTTTATTTTTGGCATTGGCATTATCGCGGAAATTACTAGATGTTGTCTGGGCGCTATTAGCCTGTGCCGGAATATTATTGATTGTTCCATGGAAGAATGACCATGTTGATTTACTAGGATTAGGATTAGCTTTTCTGGCTGGAGTATTCTGGGCATTGTATATTGTGATGGGGGGAAAAGTGGCTAAAATTATGGATGGAAAAGATGCCGTTACTACGGGAATGTTATTTGCCAGTCTGGTTATTATTCCTTTTACAGTATGGGATGGAGCGGTTTTCAATATTACTCCTATTATCTTTCTGAAGGGTTTAGGTGTTGCTATTTTGTCCAGTGCATTACCTTTTTCTCTGGAGATGGTAGCTCTGAAAAAACTGCCGGCAAAAACCTTTAGTATTTTAATGAGCCTGGAACCTGCATTTGCAGCACTTTCAGGACTGGTATTTCTATCAGAAAGTTTAAACTTTTTACAATGGGTTTCTATAGCCTGTGTAATAATGGCCAGTATCGGAACTACAATTTTTAGTAAAGCTTCTAATCACTAATAAAAAGTAAAAAATGAAAATTCAGACTATAGAGACAATAGATACATCGCAGATCCTTCAGGTATTCAATGATTCATTTGCCGATTATATAGTGCCAATGAAACTTACTGAAGAACAGCTGGAGTTTAAAATGCGATCTGACAAAACCGATAAAAGTATGTCGGTAATGGTGAAAGATGGAGAAAAACCTGTTGCTTTTATTCTGCATGGTAAACAAATGATAGATGGAAAGCTAGTCATTTATAACGGTGGTACAGGTGTTATTCCGGAAAGAAGAAAATCCGGATGGGTAAGAGAAATGTATGATCTTATTCTTCCTGTATTGAAAGAAAAAGGGGCGCAAAAATTAGTATTGGAGGTTATTACCGATAATACTCCTGCGATCAAGTCTTATCAGAAATTTGGCTATACCATTAATCGAAAACTTAAATGTTACCGTGGAGAGATTACTTCTGAGGCGGTACAGCAGGAAGCAGAAATTCGTGAGGTTGTAGATTTTGGCTGGCAGAAAATGAAGACCTTTTGGGATATTCAGCCTACATGGCAGAACTCTGTAAATGTACTGGAAGAAATAAAGGAACATTGTAAAATACTGGGAGCCTTTATTGGAGGACAATTGGTGGGTTACCTTGTCTTTAATCCGGAGGCTAAAAAGATATATCAGCTTGCAGTAGCTCCTGAGCACAGACGGAAAGGAATTGGTACACAATTGCTTGCTGCATTAAAAGAAGAAGCAGGTGCCAGCATTTCTGTTATTAATGTAGATGAGAACTCTGTTGCAGCTAATAAGTTTTTGCAAAAATCAGGTTTAAAAGTCTTCATTGAGCAATATGAAATGACAAGAGCTGTATAATTTTGTTAAAAACGATATAATTTAAAATCCCTTTAGAGTCAGACTTTAAAGGGATTTATTTTATATTTTCTGTATTCCGGATGTGTGGAAAATGACTGTAAAAGAGGTTTTATCGTGTACCGATGTTACCTGTATTTCTGCATGATGGAGATGAATAACTTTTTCAGTGAGAAATAAACCTATTCCATGGCCTTTTTCGGTTTTGGAATTTTCGCTTCTGTAAAAAGGCTCGAAAATATGTTGCAGATCTTCCTTTGCTATGGTAATACCTGTATTGGTGAAATCAATATGAAGGTCTCCGGAATTTATGGTAACATTTACAGTGCAGGAATACTCCGGAGAATATTTGCAGGCATTATCGATAAGATTATTAAATGCTACACGCAACAGATATTCATTTCCCTGCATAGTTAGTTGTTGTTCCTCAACAGCATCATCAATATGAAGTGCTACTTTATATTTTGGATTTTCCTTTATTGTTCCTGAATAGGATTCCAGAAGAATTTCATCGAGCCGTACTTCAGAAAAACTGATCTCATTCGGATCATAGCTGGCTTTAGCCAGATCCATCAGGCTATCGGACAGACGTGTCATATTACGGGCATCTTCCAAGGCAAGCTTTATTGTCTGCTGGTATTCCATCCCGCTAAGCTCCTTTTCAGAAGCCAGTTCCAGCTCTGCTATAATAGCTGCAAGAGGTGTGCGAAGCTCATGCGATATATTGGATACGAAATACTTTTGAGCATCGAAAGAGTTCTCCAGTCGTTCCAGCATTCCGTTAAAGCTTTGTGCGAGCTCATTTAATTCGTCTTTTTCTTTGGTTGTTTTTAGTCTTAGCTGAAGTTTTCCTGCGGTAATATTTTTTACCTGACTCACCATTTCACTTACCGGATTCAGTGCCTTACTTGCAAAGAAAATCCCTGCGAGATAAACCAGAATAAGGATAATAAAAAATGCGATAATGCTAACTGTCAAAAGATTTGTAACATAGACATGGCCATATTTGTCATAAGAAGCGGCTGTAACTGCATATGTTTTCCCGGCATAATTATACGTAATTCCGATGACCTGTAGATTGTCCAAAAAAAAGCTGGTCTTTTTCTTTTTAAAAATGCCGGAAAGCATTTCAGAATTTTCCTTTACATAATCTACTTTTGCATCATCATGATAAATAAGATCATAACCAGAATCGTAAATAGCTACCTGGACTTCATTTAATGTCCTGTTGTTGTTTCTGTATAATTTGTGCATTTCTTGTTCAGAAAGCGAACTCTTAAAAAACAAATCAGCTTTAGCTATAGCCTCGTTCTGCAACTCACCATAGAACGATTTCTCCCGGGCCTCTTTAGAAGAATAGTATACTGTAATACTGTAAACACTTAGAAGCATTGCAGTAACCAGTGTGAAAAGTAAAGTAAGCCGGGTCCGTATTTTCATTTTATAATGTTTTTATGAAATATCCGATTCATAATCCTTTTTCAGAATAAAGCCCATACCGGCCTTTGTATGAATAAGTTTTACTGGAAAATCCTTGTCTATTTTTTTACGCAGGTAGTTGATATATACGTCGATAAAATTGGTGCCGGTATCAAAATGTGTTTCCCATACTTTTTCAGCAATTTCAATTCGGGAAAGCACACGTTCCGAGTTTTCAAGCATAAACTTCAGAAGGTTAAACTCTTTGGGTGTTAGTTTGATCGAAATTTTATCCCTGCTTACAATTTTTTGTTCCAGATTCATTTCGATGCCTTCATACCGCAATACAAATACTTTTTGCTGCTGTTGTTGCGAAAAGCGTTTTAGTAGTACTTTTATTCGGGCTACAAGCTCACGCATTTCGAAAGGCTTGGTAAGATAATCATCTGCCCCGGCATCAAAACCTTCCAGTTTGTCGTCGGTAGTACCCAATGCTGTAAGCATTACTACAGGCAGATTAGGTTTTAATGCTTTTATTTCTTTGCAAAAATCCAATCCATCCTTTTTGGGCAAAACGATATCGGTAACGACCAGATCAAAATCTTTTTGCATAGCCAGTTTCATTCCTGTCATACCATCGTATGCTGTACTGACTTCAAATTCGGCTTCCTGTAAGCCTTTTGTAATCAGTCTGGAAAGTCTGTCATCGTCTTCTATGAGTAAAATATTTGGCATAAGACTGTGGTTATTGTGTTACCGACATTGCAAATATCACGAAACCTGCAGAAAGAAACAAGGATCAAGCGTTCGAAGTTTAGCTGTAGCGTTGTATATGAAGTGGATTGTAATCAGGACAAACCATTAAATTTATTTGAAAGAGAAAAAGCTACTGCTTATCAAAAAAATAAATGAAAGATTAAGTGTAAAATTTAGCAGTAGCCTTTGATATAATTCTATGGATGTTTTATTCCTGATATTCCTGTGTATTTCTCATAAACAGGAAGTCCAGAAACCGATCGCATGTTTTAAAAATATTGTATACTACCATGAGTATAATTAATTTGAAAATATTTTGCTTTTCTGTCATGATTCTGATTTTTAAAGTTATTAAACAGAAAGTTGTCAGACTATTTACTTCTTTTCAGGAATATTTACTGTAACCTCTACATATTTACTGCTTTGGTCACTATCCCTCCCTGCCCAGAATTTCCATGTATATTCCCCTGCCTGAGTCGGACGAAAAGTAAATTCGTGCTTCTTCTCTTCCTTTTTGTCAGTACACTGCTTTCCGTAAATCTGTGAACCAATTACCCCTACATTCGTTATATTATTCATATTCTTCAATATTCGGAATTGGGTAAATGACTGACAGGTATTGCTGGTATTATAAGTAACCTGTAACTTGTTAATTTCTCCTACGGGTTTTATTTCTGTTGCCTCTACATGCGCAGCAGTAAGATAACCATAGGTAATATTATCCCGTTTTTCAATATCGGAGCAGCTTATAAAACATATACCTAAGTATACCGTAACAAATCCAGGTTTCAGGAAATTTAGCATAAGTGATTTGATGTTCTTTTATAAGATGCATATTTTTTCTAATGGTTGCGTCTGTATTTAAAATTATTAAAGAGCATCTATATTAGCTATATTATTTCAGGTTTTAATATGAATTTTGCGTAATACACTTAGTGTTTATATACTACACGAATCCTACATTTAGTATATACGGACAAATAATTAGATATTTTTTTTGCATATTCTATATTATTTTCTAATTTTGATATAGAAGAATCAATAAAAGTGGAGAAACAATAAAAAAATAATAATATGAAATAGAAACTATAACAACCATCGAAAACTAAAACCAACCATGAAACTTAAAACCTGTATCACCTCTCTGGCTTTGCTGGAAGGACTTGTCTGTATATTTGCGCAGAATGCCAAAATTATACCGGCTAATACTATTGTAATAGCTCCTACAGACAGTAAAGAGCTTATTATAGAAAAAGCAGCTCATGTAGTTCCTACAAAAAATCAGCTTGATGCCTTGCGCAATGAATTCATTGCTTTTATACATTTCGGTCCCAATACTTTTACACGTATGGAGTGGGGCAACGGAATGGAGGATCCCAAAATATTTGATCTGAAAGAACTGGATACTGACCAGTGGTGTAAATCGTTAAAGGATGCCGGAATGAAAATGGTTATCCTAACAGTAAAACACCATGATGGATTTGTGCTGTGGCAAAGTCGTTATACCGATCACGGGATTATGTCTACAAACTTTCAGAAAGGACAAGGAGATATACTGCGGGATCTTTCCAAGTCTTGTCAGAAATATGGTTTAAAATTAGGATTATACTTATCACCTGCCGATTTATATCAGATTGAAAATCCCAAAGGTCTTTATGGTAACCTTAGTCAATATACCAAAAGAACTATTCCCCGTGAAGTTCCGGGAAGACCTTTTTCCAACAAAACTAAATTTGAATTTGAAGTCGATGATTATAATGAATATTTCCTGAATCAGCTCTTCGAAATTCTTACCGAATATGGACCAATACATGAAGTCTGGTTTGACGGCGCTCATCCTAAAACGAAAGGAGGGCAGAAATACAATTACGAAGCCTGGAAAAAAGTAATACATACATTAGCTCCTAAGGCTGTAATATTTGGTCAGGGTGATGTCCGCTGGTGTGGCAACGAAGCCGGAGTGACCCGAAAAACTGAATGGAATGTATTGCCGTTTAACAATAAGGATTTAACAGAAATCACAGGATTGACAGACTGGGAGGAAGATAATATAGGAAGACGTGACCGGTTATATAATGGGCATTTCTTGCATTATCAACAGGCTGAAGTAGATACATCCATTCGGGAAGGTTGGTTCTATCGGGATGATGTTTATCAGAAGGTAAGAAGTGCAGATGATGTATTTGATATTTATGAACGCTCTGTAGGTGGAAATTCAACATTTATACTTAATGTTCCGCCAAACAGAGAAGGAAAGTTTTCGGATCAGGATGTAAAAGTGCTGAGTGAAACCGGAAAAAGGATACGGGAGACTTATAGCAAAGATCTTTTGACAAATGCTAAAGGCCCTAAACAAGTTC is a window encoding:
- a CDS encoding GNAT family N-acetyltransferase, which gives rise to MQEVREINFIEFSDIYNQYLLEDFPEDEVKPLYVIENAFAANKYTAYVLEEDSQVKAYATFMWKEKDLLLLDYFAVTREAGRGGGIGSVFLQELARNIKAKGFIIECEAPEKAINEEDKVIREKRIAFYERNGVEMTTVIAEVVEVDFCLLYMPIEAGIESIDMETDFLSIYHNLEPKDFYQKFVKIIS
- a CDS encoding helix-turn-helix domain-containing protein; translation: MSKSSDIKEISNPQEFKEFYLNDAHHSFCEECSTIEYMYGNGFLEVIALEELKKIQKKTFGDRTRRKFYSIILLTEGETEETIGHKKYHFGPGSMYFISENQLYSTEKWDENVKGILCMFDVDYFLLCIKHQIKLNQFPFFQTDQKPFIMLSERESLMMQHLFWKLNSEKCQKSTFNDDLLVRMFLNVILLEAERIHRKTSAEETFSLSRQEQLVAQFQLFVNQYFLDKKQVNEYAELLHVHPNYLNDVVKEITGFPASHFIQKQLIQEAKSRLVQTSDTVSMIATELQFADDSYFGRFFKKQTGLTPLQYRKRHQH
- a CDS encoding GNAT family N-acetyltransferase, producing the protein MNNFSKQVIAFWEKEMNGDFWYKDESFALMINKDLEEKGQIMLFENTEDKRVNAVVTPTIMKRIGLTVKDYLSESIFLQLLKEAGISLHGADYIYYYQEENKKELLETETNETIRKLESSDAEVFEHFVSSASEQDLDDAYVELDHWVVYGAFEDGKLVCVGSMYPWGKDVKIADLGVLTLPDYRGRGHAKNLVQAICKYILEQGYEPQYRCQTDNYASIALAAAAGLTLYGKWDLIAEDSII
- a CDS encoding DUF7000 family protein; protein product: MKTLNDYVQVYKEHLVKKDIQKGYHGLMKYMMSLKASLSGVYAGRFSFGNISFGYMDFTYFPFHNEFLREQKLRFGIVLNHEKMRFELWMMGQNAGVQKAYWELLKNSRWNKDKKKMPRYAVLEAVLTDTPDFNDLKELTRIIEVQVEHVSEAIIKELEQLDIA
- a CDS encoding AAA family ATPase, with protein sequence MNNFYVITGGPGSGKTSLINELNNSGYLTVPEEGRRIIKEQTESADEGLPWKNKPVFAALMLKSSLEAYHKILQESAGSLVFFDRGIPDTIGYMELENIPISPETELIIRANPYHVNVFLLPPWKAIYKTDTERKQSWQEAVNTFEIMKNIYLRYGYNIISVPFDTVINRKKFILSNL
- a CDS encoding thioredoxin family protein — its product is MNNTDNKIQEIDSLTLLQFYAEWCYPCKMMMPVVNTLKNKLEDWLNVHQVDVDEEQNMAIQYRVRAVPTFVVLKNNQEVWRSSGVLSEKQLEEQLKALR
- a CDS encoding DUF2938 domain-containing protein, with the protein product MQLIFYGILMGVGATLFMDAYAVILKRFFNIPSLDYRLLGRWIGNFRKGIFFHKNILQTEPVTNERLLGWMAHYGIGITFAILLLLIWGVDWLENPTLFPAIFIGVGTTVAPFFMMQPAFGFGIAASKTPNPRIARIRSLCTHLIYGIGLYFSALLIRVLIN
- a CDS encoding GNAT family N-acetyltransferase, with the protein product MSELIREANSEDYADVIRVWEASVRATHHFLDPEDITFYKSIIPEALPQVKLFIYEIEGQVAGFMGVSGNTLDMLFIDPAYRRKGIGSKLFQYAQSEFQISKVDVNEQNQQAVHFYLKTGFVQTGRRATDDFGKAYPILEMTLGTEE
- a CDS encoding pyridoxine/pyridoxamine 5'-phosphate oxidase gives rise to the protein MVVEIGFDEIISLFNNGLEREMQVHKQKLPYACCLSTEGLDGFPNARFVSLKEIRNEEFVITGTLTSRKGEEINYNNKVALTFWWPETQQQVRIQGEARLISGSVLDSYFSERNRESQIVSVVSDQGKELHDLNELILKFDTVANNTEISKIRRPDNWGGYAIVPFRIEFLVFSESRFHDRTLYERKDQIWQKKKIQP
- a CDS encoding EamA family transporter — translated: MKKTNTNIAISATLLAIICVQGGASIAKQLFPAIGAIGTVTLRIVLSAIILTLVNRPKFSQFTKQMWIYCGFYGTGLAVMNLIFYMAIQRIPLGLAVTVEFAGPLFLALALSRKLLDVVWALLACAGILLIVPWKNDHVDLLGLGLAFLAGVFWALYIVMGGKVAKIMDGKDAVTTGMLFASLVIIPFTVWDGAVFNITPIIFLKGLGVAILSSALPFSLEMVALKKLPAKTFSILMSLEPAFAALSGLVFLSESLNFLQWVSIACVIMASIGTTIFSKASNH
- a CDS encoding GNAT family N-acetyltransferase, which gives rise to MKIQTIETIDTSQILQVFNDSFADYIVPMKLTEEQLEFKMRSDKTDKSMSVMVKDGEKPVAFILHGKQMIDGKLVIYNGGTGVIPERRKSGWVREMYDLILPVLKEKGAQKLVLEVITDNTPAIKSYQKFGYTINRKLKCYRGEITSEAVQQEAEIREVVDFGWQKMKTFWDIQPTWQNSVNVLEEIKEHCKILGAFIGGQLVGYLVFNPEAKKIYQLAVAPEHRRKGIGTQLLAALKEEAGASISVINVDENSVAANKFLQKSGLKVFIEQYEMTRAV
- a CDS encoding ATP-binding protein, whose translation is MKIRTRLTLLFTLVTAMLLSVYSITVYYSSKEAREKSFYGELQNEAIAKADLFFKSSLSEQEMHKLYRNNNRTLNEVQVAIYDSGYDLIYHDDAKVDYVKENSEMLSGIFKKKKTSFFLDNLQVIGITYNYAGKTYAVTAASYDKYGHVYVTNLLTVSIIAFFIILILVYLAGIFFASKALNPVSEMVSQVKNITAGKLQLRLKTTKEKDELNELAQSFNGMLERLENSFDAQKYFVSNISHELRTPLAAIIAELELASEKELSGMEYQQTIKLALEDARNMTRLSDSLMDLAKASYDPNEISFSEVRLDEILLESYSGTIKENPKYKVALHIDDAVEEQQLTMQGNEYLLRVAFNNLIDNACKYSPEYSCTVNVTINSGDLHIDFTNTGITIAKEDLQHIFEPFYRSENSKTEKGHGIGLFLTEKVIHLHHAEIQVTSVHDKTSFTVIFHTSGIQKI
- a CDS encoding response regulator transcription factor — protein: MPNILLIEDDDRLSRLITKGLQEAEFEVSTAYDGMTGMKLAMQKDFDLVVTDIVLPKKDGLDFCKEIKALKPNLPVVMLTALGTTDDKLEGFDAGADDYLTKPFEMRELVARIKVLLKRFSQQQQQKVFVLRYEGIEMNLEQKIVSRDKISIKLTPKEFNLLKFMLENSERVLSRIEIAEKVWETHFDTGTNFIDVYINYLRKKIDKDFPVKLIHTKAGMGFILKKDYESDIS